acaattcgtcttcgataacaaatacaagatacagttacacgaagaacctcgtgaagggcTCAACCCaagagagctgagaatcttcacggatggaacaaagacaaggtcaggcaatggcgctggagtattctcagaggacctaaacatacatatctcaacaccactaggtgcccacaacacagtcttccaggcataatatatgggcatcataatggcagcacacgcaatcgcctcaaggaaagtattggactacCCCATCCCCATcggtcagtactacaagctctgcaaagttatactttgacctcagggctaatctacgaatgccacaaagctctgtcagaggtgagcaccaccaccagcgtaactctgcagtggatcaatGCGAATGGAACGAtgcggccgacatattggcgagaggaggttcagaactgagggtggcaggaccggagccaattatacctctgccttatgcctggctccggaacatgctgcgacacaacaccaaggtaaaacaccaacagtaccggtctaacctaggcacgtgcaggcaggcgaaggaagccctcccgacaatcgaccccggtttgtcgaggaggctgagacagctgaagaggccacagctccggcttttgactggggccataaccggccccgccccactaaacaaacacctactaaccctacgtgctACAGATAGCCCCATCTGCAGAGCGtacatggaggcagaggagacagccgcccacgtcattcttaaATGACCAGAGCAGAGCCATCAGCATCAGAGCGCTCcacttcattgttattattcgcacTAGATGCACACCATTCTGTAATGCactagacactgactgagagacaggcggtcctagtgcgcttacccgcttgacagaaagggatagcaatatgcggcaatcaaggacgctgtctccgcgcccctttggcccggcattatttgaaggccaacgtaatttttgtacggtcgtatgttcatacgcctctttgccgcgacgcactttgaggatagttggtaaaagtttatggtcgtatgtatgtacgcctatatagcgtgacactatttcgtggttcgcactgtcacgtgagagaagtatgtacgtacgcctttatactccgatgaatattggggactgaatgaaaatatcacttatacgccttcagtacgCCTTTTTGGAACGACATTAAATGATGACTGTCAgttatacgccaaatgattttttaattatttaattaactaattgttatgataaaattatgaaaaaaattgtgcttacgtattgttacaagacaaatacgatgccgttaaaaacgaaaaatgacatttttgcgtatacgcccctttggcctgaagccctcgatGTGTTACATCAGAATAGTACTGCCAAACTGCGAAGCGGTTTGATGGCAGTTACTTTCGCTTTTGATATCCATTTGTGTCAGTTGAATGTAACCTTATTATTCTAATTTGCCTTCAGGGTCTGCAAAGACGGGCCAACTTTTATATGTTTCCATAATGAGTTGACCCCCCTCTACTACTCCTGTGGGCAattatctattaaatattttttaacactcgTTTTATAATTACGTGGGCTAATATGCGTCGTGTGTGAAAATAGTAGAAACAAATTGGGatacttttttttcttagtggaaTCAATCGTGTTCGTGATTTTGAGAAGGAAAATCCTACATTTTTGGTATATGGCACTTGAACGTACAACAATAAAAAACGCTCAATTGCGTTATTTGGCGATCCATTGTTGGATGCATATTTTTGATCCGACCGTTGGTTGATGAGCCTGCTGTTTTTACTACACCATCGCTCCAGCAGGTCATGTTGCCATTGAAATCAGTTCAAATGTAGGTTTTACTTATggtcaaaaaaaaacaagattacTATCAATAAGAATGGGGATGAAACTAAATCATATAAAGTCCCTACTTTCCTCCTTCGATATTAATATCATTGAtggatataatataatttttacacattttattgtatattaatcaTATTAGCTATGTaccttcatttgatatttttattcttaaaagtgttaggagcgaaaaaaaaatcaaaaattttcAAACGAAAGGGAAGATGTGGTAATTAAACATCAATTGCGTAAAAATactttctataatgttaatatccatagaggaaaacggggactacgtttgtatgaaaagcggtcacgtgactttctcccctttcgtcttaaggttTACAAAGAAAATAGTCAAAGTCTACACAGAGGTGACGAAAAATATCAGCGTGCCTTCTTACCCTCTTAGCAAACACTCCATGCACATAATTTATATATTCGTACATAATTAATTTCCGAGTCGTGACGTCACGTCACTTTGGCGCGTGATTAATGATAATGAGAGCCTTTTTGATTACGTTGCTGGCATTAACATGTTGTTTCCAGCGTTACGTGTAACGTGTGGGTGGCGGTAATTTCGCGTCCGAAATTATGTTCAAAGAAAAGAACAAAAACGTCGTTTTCTTCTTTCTTAGGTGCAGTTCTACTAGCtgagtttttgaaaaaccgtagcgttttttttaaatcttaatacGGTTGGCAAAAAATATGGATAGCAATCTTTAGGTTTTGCTCTACTAACTTCATGGATTCGGAAACTGATTAAACCTAAAATAGTCACTCTTTTTGAAGTAAAACTTGAGTTTTACGTTCATTTGGGAATTAAGAGACGGTTGGCAAAAAATATGGATAGCAATCTTTAGGCTTTGCTCTAGTAATTTCACCGATTCGTAAACTGATTAACCCTTAAATGGTCACTCTTTTTAGTAAAAGTTTGAGTTTTACGTTGACGTGGGAATCATTAAGAGAAATATGCAAgcataacaatataaaaatgttgtttattgttttttaaatgtcaCTTTAAAAGGACATTGCCAACTTTCTCACTACCTTAAACGTCCCATAAGACAGACATTGTCAAAAATGCCATACAGTTTTCAACaagatatcaaaataaaaacagtcaGGGGCATATTTTCATTTCCGATTACTATGTTACTTCTTTGATACAGGTTTCTTTCATAATACTTAGGAGACCAGTATCCCATGAGTGAATGgttgaattaatatttacaaaaagaagatatttatacgaaaataaaaaaaaaacagtatagtTAGTTGGTTGTCTTTCAACTTGAACTGAAATTATTtcagaaaagaaaaatattgcaTTTCACGGCTAAAATACAGTTTTATTGAGCAAAAGGTACGTAGGTGTAACCAACGCGTATTGCGCAATTCATCCCATCGTTTCTAGAAATCATATTGTGTGCATGTTTATAAGATGTCCTTTATCGGACTAAATCCATATCTAAAAatcatttacaatttttttatttacatattggaatagatgattactataactagcttaaatctaaaagagaaaataaataggttttagatttaagctagttataataaTCGTCTGTataatatccattatgtataatgttcttgcaaataaagaattattcaaaaacaataataatgatatcGGCCGCCCTTTATAAGTTGCGTTCGGAGAAGAACTCTGAACGCACTGCACCTATgaaaaagaacaataaaattattcagtttttttaaacaggtctGGTTTCCACAGAGGCATTCGTGTATACAATTATGGGGTTACCTATACTCGATTTAAATATAGCTCAGCGAGTAATGTGCGTGGCTGACAGCGCCTGCGTTAtcgccgcagcagtaatgcggcaacggtaatgcagctgcagttgccatctgaatgtaacctttaacattattatattgAGCGATATTTATCTTATCTCTTTCTATTTTTTACAAGTGACCTTCGACCAACACCGATTTCCGACACGTCGCCGTCGGATCGGAGGaccccaagcgatatcttaccgtataAATCGTTCTGCTAATTTTTTGCGGGAGGACACTTGCACACAGttgcacttctcactcactacatacaaaatgcAATCTGTAATGaggacacaaatacatagaaaatgacacacgtcaaagacaaatcttgcacacatCGATCAGTTTATGTACACGAACGAGTACACAACACGCaccgcgctatgcccagttgggcatgtgcttcggcagaggggaaatagtgcgaatgccgaTTCCCTCCCGGGTGTTGCTCGAAGCAAGTGACATTCAAGTCTATCCGAACCTTCACAGtcaaacggcccgatttgaagaatgagatacgataacgataagttctgatttagataagttctcatttaggtatgtcgtataattgacagaagcagctcgattcgggcaaccaatgtcactttgacgttagaaatatcgtagatagatcttattgggatcacagcggaatcgaaataaacgtcaattttgacatgtcgtttagttatcgatcttttaaagaactttccaagatcttatacgtgtcttaatcattcttcaaatcgggccgaaaAGCTTTTTACTTAATATACAAGTTGTGTTATGTAATGTTGAAACGAGATCCAGTCTATGAAACTCGCCCTCGACTGTAAAAACTGAATACTTAATTTAATcattatattctattttattctattcaattttgcttcaaattacctATTCTCTTTTACCGACATTTTGAGaagaatattttaagttttgatGACACTGGTTTATTAGGATAATGCCTTTTTTACATTAAGATATTCTATTAGTAATTTGTAAGCATTAGTCTAGTTACTTAGTTACGAAACAAATGCGATTATGGAATAGAATAGATATTTAATAGTAATTtaatgtgaaataaaataaacaggtttcactatttattatttttggtaggATAGGTTGTGTTTAGGACGCAAATGTAATGCTTGAAGATAACTAGTTATAAATAGTAGAATGTTAACCCTGATTTTGCTGACTTGTCTCCTTACTTGGTCCCATAGTAGTGTATGGTTTTCGGAGTTTACTTAATGCAGTTTATCTGTAAAGGAGgccatttaaaatatacatttggCATAAAAATTATATCTAGATGAAGTAATTTTGTTCTCATTCGTGCTTGCATCTCACTCGCGTCAATACAAGTACGGACaggtacgagcgaaatgcatgcgCGATTAATTTCACtttcaattaattcaattttttttttatgtaataggctgcaaacgagcagacgagccgcctgatgggaagcagtcatcgccgcccatggacataagcaacatcggaggagccacttatgcgttgccaacctttgagaaccctaaaaacctgcttcttgaagaaccccatgtcatagcgcaagggaaacacctcagaaggtagctcattccacaacttgcacgttctgagaaaaaacgagcgagatgcccgcttgttcttggtttgccacgtgtcgagaaagtgaggatgaactttgtttctttggcgggaggtgcggtgttcaattatttatttgtatcggAAGATCCATATAGTGTTGTACAGTATAGagaatcttaaaaataaattggggTTAATGACATAgaataactaaatgacatcatttagatatcatttgatgtCAAAGTTATTATGTATgtgatgtatattttaaatgtacctattactaTATGTGATGAATAATCGATCTATCTATCTACGTTTTCATTGGCCTGCAGATTAACAAACTATCGAACAGAGATTGttataatataaagaagatGAACGTGTGTTAAGGTTACGTTATCGCTTCGTTTGTGGGTAATTGTTACGTCACAGTGTTATTACCTCTTCGAGTCAGTTGAAGGCCGCAAAGCCGGCTCAGCGGTCGAGTACTACATACTatctattaaaattaattcgtGTGTACAAagtcctatttttattaaacgcCGGCGTGTGCGTAAACGTAAAGATTTAAAGCCAATTTGATTTACCGAGCTGCTTGTACACAGATCTACACAGCTAACAATAATATTGAATCAAATTGGAATTGTATtgttaaattgtaaatacaCCTTACTAGGTATCTACTATCAGTGCTATATCGGTTACGTATTGGTGATAAGCGAAGTTTAAGCCTAGTGTCAGTCTCAGATATAATAATCAGGTCAATAGTGTGCGCGCTATGGTGAAATAgttgtaaattataaataaaaataattctagaTTCTTGAGGGCTTTGTTATGGCCTTATGGCCATTTAAAATGAAGTATTCGAAAAATCTTGTGTTGTTTACGTTGTTCGCGGTGAACTTGGTGGACCAACCAGCGCCGGTGGTGGAGATCACTCAAGGGAGATTGAGCGGGAAGGTCAGCGATGACGGGTCGTACTTCGAATACGTTGGCATACCGTATGCGACGACCAATCACAGCACCAGGTTTCAAGTGAGTTTGTACCGCTTTTATACATGTGATGTTACAGTAGTATCGTGTCGTAACGCAATAAAGCGTTTTTAATCAGGTATGACCTTTGGCATTAATGCTGACGTCTTGAAAAATTACTtacatattgtattttacccGCTTCTGAGCGGGCATAGTTTTTGGACTATGTTGAAATTGTTATCCTAATAACAGTTGTATAGGTAAGTGAAAAAACCGTTCATAAGTTTTAaaaagaagattttttatttttatttttttgggaTGAAcagagatatttgttcctgggtcatgggtgttttctatgtatttaagtatttgtatattacctgtatatcgttgtctaagtacccacaacacaagctttctttgcttaccgtgggacttaatcaatttgtattAGAATGtaactataataatttttttcacgGCTTAcatttgcaattattttttcgAGCTGATattgttaagtattttattaaatacgaCAACGACCTTGAAAATAtaggttattatttttaagtttttccttactataaatttactataaatacacaaacatacatattcACTACCTGCGATTATTAATTTAGTTACCTTGTGGATTggcatacaattttattatttttagatttctTACCTCAacacaaataagataaaattatttaaaactatcAATAAGTACTCTATGGTTGCAATTTAGActttattgattatttaaataagCTGGTAGAAAAGGTACATGTCTACTAATATGTTATTATACCTATTAGAGATCCTAAATGAAGTGCATAACTTTAGTATCGGTTTACGACAGAAAAAGTAGATAAGATATGATATAACTCATACCATCAcgatttgttttataatatacgcgattttgtttttactttttttttaatacaccaTACACcacctgtatttttttaaattatggtagaaaaaaatactgtaagtatttatgggaaataaataaactggACACCTTTTTTGGCCAAGGTgccgatatataaatattttttattatctggTATATATTTATTGGTCTGATATGAAAGAGgttcaataaaaattataaattgatcgCTATAGTCTAAACATGATtgtatatttaagtttttttttaagtctgcTCTAGTTTGGTTATTACCTTAATTTCAGGCACCTGGACCGCCCCCATCATGGAAGGGTACCTTCAAAGCCACGGACCACATATACATGTGCCCACAGAACTCCAAGTGGAGCACAGTTGGCCGAGAGGACTGTCTGACGATAAACGTCTACGTCCCAGCCATGCCCCTGCAGCGCCCTCTGCCCGTCATGGTCTTCATCCACGGCGGAGCCTTCGCCTTAGGCAGCGGAGGAAAGTTCCTCTACGCGCCAGATTATCTAGTCAAACATGATGTGATCATAGTTACCTTCAACTACAGATTAGGGGCACTAGGCTTCATGTGTCTAAATATAAAAGAGGCGCCTGGAAACGCTGGCTTGAAGGACCAGCTGGCGGCTTTGAGGTGGGTAAAGAAAAATATTGCTGCGTTCGGCGGTGATCCTGAGAATGTGACTGCTTTTGGCGAAAGTGCTGGAGCTGCTTCACTGTCTATGCTTGTAGCTAGCGACGCAGCCAATGGCCTGTTCCAGAGGGCTATTATACAGAGCGGATCATCTATAGCCAACTGGGCAATCAACAGGAAGCCCGTGTGGGTGTACAGCCTCATTGCGAAACAGCTGGGCTATGATACAGAAGACCCGTACGAGCTGTACAATATATTCAAAGACCTACCCGTAGAGGATTTTCTCAGGACGAGACCGAAGAAACCTTTGGACAAGTTCTTCGACACGCAACTATTACATTTACCGTGCGTTGAGAAATCTTTTCCTGGCGTAGAGCCTATTATAACAGATTTGCCGTATAATATTCTTGAAAAGAAGAAACTGAATATATCTATCATTCATGGATCGAACAGTAAAgaaggtttatttttaattagtgaAGAGACTACGCCTGAGTCTGTCAATGAAAGGAACGGCCGTTATTTATTTGCTTCTGATTTAGAATTCAAAACAGAACTAGAAGCTGAAGAAGCAGCGAAAGAAGTAAAAGAATTTTACTTCGGAGAGGGGACTATTGATATGTCAAAAATACTGAACATGTCAGATCTTTATACTCACTTGTACTTTGAAATACCGTCGTTGCTAGAAAGCGAgcttttgataaaaaatacagaCAAACCGATTTATAATTACTACTTCGACTATTGGGGCAGCAGAAATATTTTGAAAGCTAGATCAGGATATCGGGACTCTGAAGGGGCTTGCCATGCCGATGACTTATTCTATTTGTTCAAACCAGACTTTTGGCCAAATTATATGGAAATCTGGAACAGAAAGGATAATGAAATAATAGGTACTATGACTAAATTGTGGACAAACTTTGCTAAATACGGGTACGTAAAATTTTTGTCCCTTTTTCCGTCATATTTCGATGTAATTTTGCGCATAGATAGTTCcctattctatttatacatcgtGGGCTGGAGAAACCCGGCAGATTTGAAAGGTTTATTcttgatcacatttagagactaaaatgtcataagtacaaagttttctgaaatcagtCTTggtttagagataatgacaattcttttTTTGGCAGCGACGCTACCACTGACTTTCTTGGTTTAGATATACCTACTggcagacattaaagttttaaaggaatatcgccatttttatctgtaaataaaaaatactttcctTATTCGttgtaaggtttttttttcaccaagatGTTAAAAGAAATAACTTTTCGTGTGcagaaaaggaaaaaaaaaaattactcctggaaaggaatgcgtggttaaaatctgtcagaTTTCTCCAGATCCTAAAAAATCCTCCACTGAGTTAGGAAAACGCATGTCATTTTCATAACTCTTTCATATctgataaaagtaaaaaattaataaaaatccaTACAAAAGTAACTTTTTTAAGGCGGCTGACTATCGGGAACTACTTTTTCGTACAATCTCTAATAGTCAGCCTCCCCTGGCTGACTACTGGGTTCGAGGcagaaattttaaaaatgtcgtAAACCCAGAAATTagcttttatacttttttatctcaaatgaaatgtaagtcgttaaatcaactacatttaaacatttacattatttggTATGTATTTGATTGATTAAATATCCAGCCTGTGGCTGTCCACTGGAAATTGAGATTGCGGAACTCAGAAGCCAGCCGCCAAAATGGGATGGCTGTCTATTTCATGGGTCTGTTTACTGACAAAAAGATCctttctttatattttattaaatatttccaaATACGGAATTACATTCCGTTTTATTCTTTACATAAATAATCAAACTCTTGAACAGTAAAAACTTTAATAGTTCTAATTGGTCAATTGGTGGACAAATTAGATAATCTTGAacgtataaattttattttattttattttattttttattacatacatggaaaaccaacagctttaaacatttctataacatacaatataaatacagagccaattacaggttcgtTAAAAGTCTGACTACTGGTGCCCTTACCctattcctccctggatatcgACTTTATGGAatgtatttttacacaatttattgtatattaatagctatgcccctttgtttaatttttttcggttttgagttaaaatgtatacaccgtgtttttattgaattccgttaacttcggggtattggtaagtacgtttcggaaaactacatgacatagttaattttcaaaaaaaatttttttgttaaatattttataaacaagtttttgttataaaaagtaattaaatgtcgcatatagcgttgttgttgcacgggcattacatttatctcaatcaaacaattgaaaactgtgacatgtcaatgtcatttcgaacatcgatcgtccgagatagtacttacgtttaggaGCAAATGTATcaacccgtactaaacactaatcaatatgtgaacgggccctaaggtaagtgtacccACTCGTAAGggatttataagataaaaataaaatattgattatctccgaaatggagttaattagaataccggtgtcattgagaaagttacttaatttaagctcaggaatgcacccttgaaattaaagcaaataaaaaaaaaaaacggtgtatAGCATGGCTgtagttaatatacattaattcCGGGTCTCTGCCGCGCCGATGGTAAAAGGCCGGACGGCTTGACTTTGGTGCCGTGGCAGAGGGGAAAGTGCCTCCTGTGAGACGCCACGTGCGTGAGTACGTTCGCAGCCTCACACCTCGGCCGAACTGTGCGGACAGCTGGTGCCGCTGCAGATTTTGCCCCGGTCAAGTAGAGGGAAAAATATGCGGCCC
This portion of the Cydia pomonella isolate Wapato2018A chromosome 7, ilCydPomo1, whole genome shotgun sequence genome encodes:
- the LOC133520189 gene encoding esterase FE4-like, translated to MALWPFKMKYSKNLVLFTLFAVNLVDQPAPVVEITQGRLSGKVSDDGSYFEYVGIPYATTNHSTRFQAPGPPPSWKGTFKATDHIYMCPQNSKWSTVGREDCLTINVYVPAMPLQRPLPVMVFIHGGAFALGSGGKFLYAPDYLVKHDVIIVTFNYRLGALGFMCLNIKEAPGNAGLKDQLAALRWVKKNIAAFGGDPENVTAFGESAGAASLSMLVASDAANGLFQRAIIQSGSSIANWAINRKPVWVYSLIAKQLGYDTEDPYELYNIFKDLPVEDFLRTRPKKPLDKFFDTQLLHLPCVEKSFPGVEPIITDLPYNILEKKKLNISIIHGSNSKEGLFLISEETTPESVNERNGRYLFASDLEFKTELEAEEAAKEVKEFYFGEGTIDMSKILNMSDLYTHLYFEIPSLLESELLIKNTDKPIYNYYFDYWGSRNILKARSGYRDSEGACHADDLFYLFKPDFWPNYMEIWNRKDNEIIGTMTKLWTNFAKYGNPTPESATDLPRWFPSSREGLKLLHIGKEVKIGPVPNPEAYEMWRRVFTTHRRKTV